The Acidimicrobiales bacterium genome includes a window with the following:
- a CDS encoding NAD(P)-dependent oxidoreductase — translation MLRDHKILVTGLTGQIGHPIARFLARDNEVGGGASFCAEGSRERAEAIGVTTHVADLASGDLNGLPDDFTHLVHFAAWQGKTLDHDRAIRANAEATGLVMNHCRRAAGALIASTNSVYRPHQDPMHRYVETDPLGDATAPHSPTYGVSKVSQEAVARTMARVLDLPTTITRINASYGPNGGLPAYHGDWVAAGESVWLR, via the coding sequence GTGCTCCGCGACCACAAGATTCTCGTTACCGGCCTCACCGGCCAGATCGGTCATCCGATCGCCCGGTTCCTGGCCCGCGACAACGAGGTTGGTGGCGGGGCGAGCTTCTGTGCCGAGGGCAGCCGCGAGCGGGCCGAAGCCATCGGCGTGACTACACACGTGGCCGATCTGGCGTCCGGAGACCTGAACGGCCTGCCCGATGACTTCACCCACCTAGTGCACTTTGCCGCGTGGCAGGGGAAGACACTTGACCACGACCGGGCCATCCGGGCCAACGCTGAGGCGACCGGCCTAGTCATGAACCACTGCCGACGGGCTGCTGGCGCCCTGATCGCTTCGACCAATTCGGTGTACAGACCCCACCAGGACCCAATGCACCGCTACGTCGAGACCGACCCACTAGGCGACGCCACCGCACCCCATAGCCCTACTTACGGCGTGTCGAAGGTGTCGCAGGAGGCGGTGGCCCGCACGATGGCCCGGGTGCTGGACCTCCCCACCACCATTACCCGTATCAACGCCAGTTACGGACCCAACGGTGGCCTGCCCGCCTATCACGGGGACTGGGTGGCGGCCGGCGAGTCGGTGTGGTTGCGTGA